A single Bacillus sp. HMF5848 DNA region contains:
- a CDS encoding cytidine/deoxycytidylate deaminase family protein → MTRKSWDEYFLDIASAVATRSTCPRLNVGCVVVKDKHIVSTGYNGSIHGHEHCEEVGCLINEQGRCIRTLHAEENAVIHAERHDLRGATAYVTHEPCEKCAKTLAQAGIIRIVYRDSYPNPYNELFLKNIEVVHMPLVR, encoded by the coding sequence ATGACGCGTAAAAGCTGGGATGAGTATTTTTTAGATATCGCAAGTGCAGTTGCAACAAGATCAACATGTCCGCGCCTTAATGTTGGTTGTGTGGTAGTAAAAGATAAGCATATCGTATCAACAGGCTATAATGGTTCTATTCATGGTCATGAGCACTGTGAAGAGGTTGGATGTCTCATTAACGAGCAAGGACGCTGTATACGTACACTTCATGCAGAAGAGAATGCGGTCATACACGCTGAGCGTCATGACCTAAGAGGTGCTACGGCATATGTCACTCATGAACCATGTGAAAAGTGCGCAAAGACACTGGCGCAAGCAGGTATTATACGAATAGTGTATCGTGACAGTTATCCAAACCCATACAACGAGTTATTTTTGAAAAATATAGAAGTTGTTCATATGCCGCTAGTAAGGTAA
- a CDS encoding helix-hairpin-helix domain-containing protein produces MVLIVIGLAFIIYFAFFSKQDAGEYALIQAETMDETQFTSDTLVTEIEKIFVDIKGAVKHPGVYEVTSESRVIDIVRIAEGFTEKADENYVNLAQRVHDEMVIYVPEKGESSDYIQEKSDKVSLNYADVKRLMTLPGVGQVKAEAIVDYRNVNGPFGTLEELLNVNGIGEKTFEQLKDYITLY; encoded by the coding sequence ATGGTGCTAATTGTTATTGGTTTAGCGTTTATTATTTACTTCGCATTTTTTTCAAAACAAGATGCCGGTGAGTATGCTTTAATACAAGCAGAAACTATGGATGAAACACAATTTACATCTGATACTTTAGTAACTGAAATAGAGAAAATTTTTGTTGACATAAAGGGCGCTGTGAAACATCCAGGAGTATATGAAGTGACATCTGAAAGCAGAGTAATAGATATTGTAAGGATTGCTGAGGGATTCACAGAAAAGGCTGACGAAAATTACGTAAATTTAGCACAACGTGTTCATGACGAAATGGTTATTTATGTGCCTGAAAAAGGAGAATCATCCGATTATATTCAAGAAAAATCTGATAAAGTCTCTCTAAATTATGCAGACGTGAAGCGATTAATGACACTACCCGGAGTTGGTCAAGTAAAGGCAGAGGCAATAGTAGATTATCGGAATGTAAATGGTCCTTTTGGTACTTTAGAAGAATTGTTGAATGTTAATGGTATTGGGGAAAAAACATTTGAGCAGCTTAAAGATTACATTACATTATATTAA
- the comER gene encoding late competence protein ComER, with amino-acid sequence MKIGIIGTGNMGTIILEAFIESLAVAPSNLIITNRTIQKAYTLQQAYPDIQVVASPKEVAQLADIIFVCTKPLDINPLLASIAEELVPEKTIVSITSPISVEQLESAVNCQVVRAIPSITNRALAGVSLLTFGNRCKQQTKDYVNGLFSQISTTIEIENDITRVSSDIVSCGPAFISFILQDFIRAAVAETKISTETATSLVSGMMIGFGKLLEKEVFTLSTLQEKVCVKGGITGEGIKVLEQELGPVFNHLFQATHRKYREDLNEVSHQFQPYED; translated from the coding sequence TTGAAAATCGGAATTATCGGAACAGGAAACATGGGCACAATTATTCTTGAAGCCTTTATTGAGTCGTTAGCTGTAGCACCATCCAATTTGATTATTACTAATCGAACGATTCAAAAAGCATATACACTTCAACAGGCATACCCAGATATACAAGTTGTAGCGAGTCCCAAAGAAGTGGCACAGTTAGCTGATATTATTTTCGTATGTACAAAGCCACTTGATATAAATCCATTACTTGCTTCTATTGCAGAAGAACTTGTCCCTGAAAAAACAATTGTATCAATTACAAGTCCGATATCGGTGGAACAGCTTGAATCGGCTGTCAATTGTCAAGTGGTTCGAGCCATTCCTAGCATTACAAATCGGGCCTTAGCCGGCGTCTCACTTCTCACATTCGGAAACAGATGTAAACAACAAACTAAAGATTATGTAAATGGACTTTTCTCACAAATTTCAACGACCATTGAAATTGAAAATGACATTACTAGGGTATCCTCAGATATAGTAAGCTGTGGACCAGCATTTATTAGTTTTATACTTCAGGATTTTATTCGAGCAGCTGTAGCGGAGACAAAAATTTCAACCGAAACCGCTACTTCACTTGTAAGTGGTATGATGATTGGTTTTGGAAAGTTGTTAGAAAAAGAAGTGTTTACACTCTCTACATTACAGGAGAAGGTGTGTGTAAAAGGCGGTATAACAGGTGAAGGAATAAAAGTGCTTGAACAAGAACTCGGTCCAGTATTTAACCATCTTTTTCAAGCTACACACAGAAAGTATAGAGAAGATCTTAATGAAGTTTCACATCAGTTCCAGCCATATGAGGACTAG